A region from the Maridesulfovibrio zosterae DSM 11974 genome encodes:
- a CDS encoding glycosyltransferase translates to MNILFATDDDLLTSVVYDIHTLSEGLSRQGHDVFVLDFDRVREAGKTRSNTTLCRVFGDSNAKLVRIPYVQISKVGVGLGFFQSLFAIRRVVKEKQIDVIVLYSVCMTGLPAIIVSRMSGIPLIFRSIDMLHRLAPTAFVGSILNVLERCVYKGAGSFWALSPKYREYLVEHGARPETVHQLPFPVDTSAFSQEVEGREEYYFDADDGNSNLIVFVGVLYAFNGLLDFVRNFDHVTRQAPDAKLLIVGDGVLRGELEELISSAGLGDSVRITGMQPFERLPQIINKAAICLNVYPVDGEMRDLFCAKVIQYLACGKPTVSSAVPGMVTMLPGEECGVVYVKDGESAAREVGALLTSAERRERLGRQGREYVELVHECRHVIQRADLLLKTSLATCAK, encoded by the coding sequence ATGAATATTCTCTTTGCAACTGACGACGACCTGCTGACTTCGGTTGTCTATGACATACACACACTTTCAGAAGGATTGTCCCGGCAAGGGCATGACGTTTTTGTCCTGGATTTTGATCGTGTTCGCGAGGCTGGCAAAACACGAAGCAATACGACTCTTTGCCGTGTTTTTGGGGATTCAAACGCTAAGCTTGTTCGGATTCCGTATGTTCAGATCTCTAAGGTAGGGGTTGGACTAGGTTTTTTTCAAAGCCTGTTTGCGATACGAAGAGTCGTCAAGGAGAAGCAGATAGATGTCATTGTTCTATATTCCGTATGCATGACGGGGCTGCCTGCGATTATTGTTTCCCGGATGAGTGGCATACCTTTAATTTTCAGGAGCATTGACATGCTCCACCGCCTCGCGCCCACTGCTTTTGTGGGCAGTATTCTTAACGTATTGGAACGATGCGTGTATAAGGGAGCGGGGTCTTTTTGGGCGCTTAGTCCCAAATACAGGGAATACCTTGTGGAGCACGGGGCTCGTCCGGAGACAGTGCATCAATTACCGTTTCCCGTGGACACCTCGGCCTTTAGCCAGGAGGTTGAGGGGCGGGAGGAATATTACTTTGACGCAGATGACGGAAATAGCAATCTGATAGTGTTTGTAGGTGTACTCTATGCATTCAATGGATTGCTTGATTTTGTGCGCAATTTTGATCATGTCACGAGACAGGCTCCGGATGCAAAGCTCCTCATTGTCGGTGACGGTGTGCTACGTGGTGAATTGGAGGAATTGATTTCCTCTGCCGGTCTTGGGGATAGCGTCAGGATTACTGGTATGCAGCCGTTTGAGCGATTGCCTCAGATTATCAACAAAGCAGCGATCTGTTTGAACGTGTACCCGGTAGATGGAGAAATGCGTGATTTGTTTTGCGCAAAAGTGATTCAATATCTGGCTTGCGGCAAGCCGACTGTTTCTTCTGCGGTTCCCGGCATGGTTACGATGCTTCCGGGTGAGGAATGCGGTGTTGTATATGTTAAGGATGGAGAAAGCGCGGCTCGCGAGGTCGGGGCACTTCTGACTTCCGCTGAGCGGAGAGAGCGGTTGGGACGTCAGGGCAGAGAATATGTTGAGCTTGTGCATGAATGCAGACATGTTATCCAAAGGGCAGATTTATTATTAAAGACATCTCTTGCCACGTGTGCGAAATAA
- a CDS encoding acyltransferase family protein, protein MPNHMFSIAPATLGQYLTTIPLMTVLAILFYVAIVMLVFKPFRSALTKNIHLPRPASGVYISNLEIVRAFAIIHVVSVHCWQWIQPYNDSILNIIPLLATTIQSVPIFCALSGFLITMSLKMNVRDLPSLRQYFIRRFLRIYPLYLVVVLVAFLLGQTQSNPTTAHGLITEVMMFRIWGLPAYFSVPTSWSLYPEVTFYVFMPALILFSGRRFNWTLVLIMLASIFVGAGTPREFQLIPFFTAGAIAYELYIFMHGKQQSDKPWPQWIIATMLLVALYILILDVKQLYFLSYPQHLFETLTGYTFPLPRRRSPELCLSIILLFPSMSLIRMKWISCYPIRFISTISYSIYLWHALLLIASFPIGTNESGQLSSMASMPPIDGGFSYFFIFFPAVIFISTMSYLFIEKPFLRLRARAAKRSTC, encoded by the coding sequence ATGCCCAATCATATGTTTTCCATAGCACCAGCAACATTAGGCCAATATTTGACAACAATCCCGCTCATGACGGTTTTAGCAATTCTTTTCTATGTGGCCATAGTCATGCTCGTCTTCAAACCATTCCGCTCGGCCCTGACAAAGAATATCCACTTACCCCGTCCGGCATCGGGCGTCTACATCAGCAATCTGGAAATAGTTCGTGCTTTCGCTATTATCCATGTTGTTTCAGTACACTGCTGGCAATGGATTCAACCGTACAATGATAGTATCCTCAACATAATCCCCCTGCTTGCGACAACAATCCAATCCGTCCCCATCTTCTGTGCCTTGAGTGGATTCCTGATAACTATGTCATTGAAAATGAATGTCCGAGACCTGCCGAGCTTGCGGCAATACTTCATCAGACGATTTTTACGGATCTATCCGCTATACTTGGTAGTTGTTCTTGTAGCCTTCCTGCTAGGTCAGACACAGTCAAATCCTACGACAGCTCACGGTTTGATTACCGAGGTAATGATGTTCCGGATATGGGGATTACCTGCCTATTTCTCGGTACCGACATCCTGGAGCCTATACCCGGAGGTAACCTTCTATGTATTCATGCCCGCCCTTATACTTTTTTCCGGCCGTCGCTTCAATTGGACACTGGTCCTGATAATGCTAGCCAGTATTTTCGTAGGAGCAGGAACCCCAAGAGAATTTCAACTGATCCCTTTCTTCACGGCTGGCGCTATAGCATACGAGCTATACATATTCATGCATGGAAAGCAGCAATCAGACAAACCTTGGCCACAGTGGATCATAGCAACTATGCTGCTTGTGGCCCTATATATTTTGATACTTGATGTGAAGCAGTTATATTTTCTCTCCTATCCTCAACACTTATTCGAAACCCTGACCGGGTACACATTTCCTTTGCCTAGACGGAGGAGCCCGGAACTCTGTCTCAGCATAATCCTGCTTTTCCCTTCCATGTCACTAATTCGAATGAAATGGATTTCCTGTTATCCCATCAGATTCATAAGCACAATCTCATACTCCATATATCTGTGGCATGCGCTGTTGCTTATCGCCAGTTTCCCTATTGGCACAAACGAATCAGGGCAACTTTCCAGCATGGCCAGTATGCCCCCAATTGATGGTGGTTTTTCATACTTTTTCATCTTCTTTCCTGCCGTCATTTTCATTTCCACAATGTCCTACCTGTTTATCGAGAAACCGTTTCTCAGACTCAGGGCAAGGGCAGCGAAACGTTCAACTTGCTAA
- a CDS encoding glycosyltransferase family 2 protein, whose amino-acid sequence MNYLRLSPFGEYKQLYRTSKHPGPKFSMHKVSIITPCLNAAPFIQTALLSIAEQNYPNLEHIIVDGGSTDETLTIVERYKMESTSVLSERDNGTSQAINNGFAIALGAYAWVLNADDMLAAPDSISTLAAYLDNHPQCDFVFGHMNMLDATGRQIGVRSFSKGYGVTDLLADRRHLPFAGCLIRRKIFKDLGGFNTSYQYSNDLDFYLRLAAKHSICRLNKVTGSFRLHAASSTSSHIAMSGQETARICIDALNDDRIISQLKRDPDVIRSAIRLFQASCEFHDGEAQAVRHHLWKAAQLTPSVLIGVKPWIYGLLSLGGTQFMHMTAAQLRRLIHKKGWYSINNAG is encoded by the coding sequence TTGAATTACCTTCGCCTAAGCCCTTTCGGGGAGTACAAACAACTCTACCGAACATCAAAACACCCAGGTCCAAAATTTTCCATGCATAAAGTAAGTATTATCACTCCCTGCCTCAACGCAGCCCCATTCATCCAAACAGCATTGCTATCCATCGCGGAACAGAATTACCCTAACCTGGAGCACATAATAGTTGACGGAGGGTCGACGGACGAGACCCTTACAATAGTTGAACGGTACAAGATGGAAAGCACATCGGTCCTCAGCGAAAGGGATAACGGCACATCGCAAGCTATCAACAACGGATTTGCCATTGCACTAGGAGCATATGCCTGGGTTCTCAATGCCGATGATATGCTTGCTGCACCGGATTCAATCTCAACTCTTGCGGCATACTTGGATAATCATCCACAATGTGACTTTGTCTTTGGACACATGAATATGTTAGATGCTACGGGACGGCAGATTGGAGTGCGCTCTTTTAGCAAGGGCTATGGAGTCACCGATCTGCTTGCTGACAGACGGCACCTCCCATTCGCAGGATGCCTTATACGGCGAAAAATTTTTAAGGACCTGGGAGGCTTTAACACGAGCTACCAATACTCAAACGACCTAGACTTCTATCTACGCCTGGCAGCAAAACATTCTATATGCAGGCTGAACAAGGTCACAGGCTCTTTTAGGCTTCACGCGGCTTCAAGCACCAGTTCGCATATAGCCATGTCCGGTCAGGAGACTGCGAGAATATGCATCGACGCTCTGAATGATGACCGAATTATCAGCCAACTCAAACGGGATCCTGATGTGATAAGATCCGCGATCCGTCTCTTCCAGGCGAGTTGTGAGTTTCACGACGGAGAGGCGCAGGCGGTCCGACACCATCTTTGGAAAGCCGCACAATTGACCCCGTCTGTCTTAATAGGCGTCAAACCTTGGATATACGGTCTACTATCTCTCGGAGGAACACAATTCATGCATATGACCGCCGCCCAGTTACGGAGACTCATTCATAAAAAAGGTTGGTATAGCATCAACAACGCCGGTTGA
- a CDS encoding NAD-dependent epimerase/dehydratase family protein, which translates to MEDYRSYYKGKVVLVTGGAGSIGTNLCKELADLEAKSVIILDDMSASFEWNVPSRSNILFVKGSVTDDVTLKRVFNEGPDIVYHLAAFFANQNSVDYPEKDLIVNGLGMLKLLEYSKLTRVKRLVYASSGCSIYGSQAPLPLTEEFMSMNLTTPYQITKMLGELYCNFFSNYHDFPSVKTRFFNSYGPGEVPGQYRNVIPNFIYWAMKGLPLPITGNAKATRDFTYVGDLVDGLLRAGYFEEAIGKEMNLASEKEIEIGHLAAMINEAVGNDAGISMVSQRKWDTKSRLLASVDRARELLGYEPAMKFEEGLAQTIQWFRDNWEQIDECADFPPGVSSAVRELAVYK; encoded by the coding sequence ATGGAAGACTATCGGAGTTATTACAAAGGCAAAGTCGTGTTGGTGACTGGTGGAGCTGGTTCTATCGGGACCAATCTCTGCAAGGAGCTGGCCGATCTTGAAGCAAAAAGTGTCATTATTCTTGATGACATGTCGGCGTCTTTTGAGTGGAACGTGCCTTCTCGCTCAAATATACTGTTCGTGAAAGGTTCGGTTACGGACGACGTTACCCTTAAGCGGGTCTTTAACGAAGGGCCTGACATTGTGTACCATCTAGCCGCTTTTTTCGCCAATCAGAATTCTGTAGACTATCCCGAGAAGGACCTCATAGTGAATGGTCTGGGGATGCTTAAGTTGCTCGAATATTCAAAATTGACCAGAGTGAAACGGCTTGTTTACGCCTCTTCCGGATGTTCTATTTATGGGAGTCAGGCCCCCCTGCCTCTTACGGAAGAATTCATGTCGATGAATCTCACGACGCCGTATCAGATAACCAAGATGCTCGGCGAGCTGTACTGCAACTTTTTTTCGAATTACCACGACTTTCCTTCCGTTAAGACCCGTTTTTTCAATTCGTATGGCCCCGGAGAGGTTCCCGGTCAGTACAGGAACGTCATTCCGAATTTCATCTACTGGGCTATGAAAGGGTTGCCGCTGCCTATCACAGGAAATGCGAAAGCTACTCGGGATTTCACTTATGTTGGTGATTTAGTAGACGGACTGCTTCGTGCAGGTTATTTCGAAGAGGCCATCGGCAAGGAGATGAATTTAGCTTCCGAAAAGGAAATCGAGATTGGCCATCTCGCAGCTATGATCAATGAAGCAGTCGGTAATGACGCCGGTATTAGCATGGTTAGCCAACGGAAATGGGATACGAAAAGTCGCTTGCTGGCTTCTGTAGACCGGGCTCGAGAGTTGCTTGGTTACGAACCTGCAATGAAGTTTGAGGAAGGTCTGGCTCAGACCATTCAATGGTTCAGAGACAATTGGGAGCAAATCGACGAATGTGCCGACTTCCCTCCTGGGGTCTCCTCGGCGGTAAGAGAGTTGGCTGTTTATAAGTGA
- a CDS encoding NAD-dependent epimerase/dehydratase family protein — MSKILVTGGRGFIGTNLTNELRRRGHDVVTCDIIHGEDPQHIRADVSSFWQMEQIFKKHSFEFVYHLAAEYGRWNGEDHFSNLWQTNVVGTKNILRLQEEYGFKHIFFSSCEVYGDYDGIMSEDVMERIPIVQMNDYAISKWAGEMQVLNSALMFNTETVRVRPLNCYGPHEYYSSYRGVIPIFVYRALHDVPYTVYEGHKRIFDYVDDTVRTVANIVDNFIPGEVYNVGGKEEWIVDIKFLSDLVLKTLGKSDKIVEYKPSEPFTTRIKQVDFTKIRRDLDHAPQWPIEKGIVSYVEWMKKVYNFN; from the coding sequence ATGAGCAAGATTTTAGTTACCGGCGGCCGTGGATTCATCGGAACCAATTTGACTAACGAATTGAGGCGGCGAGGGCATGATGTTGTCACCTGCGACATAATTCATGGTGAAGACCCACAGCACATACGAGCTGACGTCAGTTCTTTCTGGCAGATGGAACAGATTTTCAAAAAGCATTCGTTTGAGTTTGTGTATCATCTGGCTGCCGAGTATGGGCGGTGGAACGGCGAGGACCATTTTTCCAACTTGTGGCAAACCAATGTGGTGGGGACTAAGAATATTTTACGCTTGCAGGAAGAGTATGGCTTCAAACATATATTTTTCAGCAGCTGCGAAGTGTACGGCGATTATGACGGGATCATGTCCGAAGACGTGATGGAACGAATTCCTATAGTCCAAATGAATGACTATGCCATTTCAAAATGGGCGGGCGAGATGCAGGTCTTGAACTCGGCGCTGATGTTCAATACCGAGACTGTGCGCGTGCGTCCTCTTAATTGCTACGGCCCTCATGAGTATTACAGCTCTTACAGGGGCGTCATCCCGATTTTTGTTTACCGGGCGCTCCATGATGTTCCATACACTGTCTACGAAGGGCACAAGAGAATTTTTGACTATGTTGACGATACGGTCAGGACCGTGGCAAACATTGTGGATAATTTTATCCCCGGCGAGGTTTATAATGTCGGCGGTAAGGAGGAATGGATCGTAGATATCAAATTTCTCTCCGACCTAGTCCTGAAGACGTTGGGAAAGAGTGACAAGATTGTTGAGTATAAACCGAGCGAACCGTTCACTACCAGGATCAAGCAGGTCGATTTCACAAAGATCCGGCGAGATCTGGACCATGCCCCGCAGTGGCCTATAGAGAAGGGGATCGTAAGCTATGTTGAGTGGATGAAAAAAGTATACAATTTTAATTAA